Below is a window of Cupriavidus sp. MP-37 DNA.
CGTTGCCGGCGGCGAAGGTTTCGTGGATCCAGTACCCGCCCGGCGCCAGCGCGGCGGCCAGGTGCGGCCATAGCGGCCGGTGCAGGTAGTTGGTGACGACGATGGCGTCGAACGGCGCTTCGCCGGCCAGCGGCCAGTCGCCCTGCTCGAGGTCGGCCACGCGCCCGGCGACACCGGCGGGCAGGCCGGCGATGGCGCCGGCATCGCGGTCGAGCGCCAGCACCTGATGGCCGCGCGCCGCCAGCCAGGCGGCATGGCGGCCGCCGCCGCAGGCCAGGTCCAGCACCCGCGCGCCCGGGCGCAGCAGACGGGCCCAGCGCGTGACCCAGGCAGACGGCGCGGCCATGCCGGCATGCGACAGCGTCATGGCAGCCCCTTCAGTTGAGCAGCAGCACGATCGGGCGCAGCAGCAGCTCGATCAGCGACATCAGCACATTGACCACCGGCGTCATCCAGATCGTGGTGATCACCCCCGCGGCCACCAGCGCCAGCACCACGAAGATGCCGTACGGCTCGATGCGCGACACCGCGCGCGCAATGCCCTGCGGCAGCAGCGCGGTCAGCACGCGGCCGCCGTCCAGCGGCGGCACCGGGAACAGGTTGAAGGCCGCCACCACCAGGTTGACGCGCACGCCGGCCAGCGCCATCTCGCCGAAAAACGGCTCGCGCACGCCGCCCCAGGTCAGGCCGATCGCCA
It encodes the following:
- a CDS encoding bifunctional 2-polyprenyl-6-hydroxyphenol methylase/3-demethylubiquinol 3-O-methyltransferase UbiG; amino-acid sequence: MTLSHAGMAAPSAWVTRWARLLRPGARVLDLACGGGRHAAWLAARGHQVLALDRDAGAIAGLPAGVAGRVADLEQGDWPLAGEAPFDAIVVTNYLHRPLWPHLAAALAPGGYWIHETFAAGNETVGKPSRPDFLLRPGELLEVARTHGLRVVAYEDGVVEVPKTAFVQRLCAVREAAPAAGAAAPPRYRLDP